CAGGAGAAAACGCCATGAAGGTTCTGCTCATCCAGCCCCCAAGTCATGCCCCCCTTACCGATCAATTTTTCTTGTTTGAGCCATTGGCCTTGGAATATCTCGGGGCAGGTCTCAAGCTGGACGGCCATACTGTCGAGATTCTTGATGCCCGGTTGGAGCCGGATATCGAAGGGGTTTGCCGCAGGTTTCAGCCGGATTTGGTAGGCCTCACCGGTTTCACCAGCCACGTCAATATCATCAAGAATATTACGGCCCGTCTCAAGGCCATCTTCCCGGAACTCTTCGTAGTGATTGGGGGGCACCATGCCACGGTGCAACCTGAGGATTTCAACGAACCGGACATTGATGTCGTGGTCATCGGCGAAGGAGTTTTCACTCTGCGCGAGATAGCCGGGGCCTTAAAAGCAGGGGCACGCCTCTCGGAGATCAAGGGGCTGGCTGTCCCGTGTTCGGAAGGGATGATGTTCAGTGCGCCACGGCCCTACACCGACCTGAACGATCTCCCTTTTCCCGATCGCTCACTGACGGCCCGCTACCGGAAACATTATTTCAGCGAATGGTTCAAGCCCCTGGCCTCGGTGCGCACGTCGCTGGGCTGCACCGCCCGCTGCAACTTTTGCGCCCTCTGGTCCATTACCGGCGGCAAATATCTGCGCCGCGATCCGGCGGCAGTGGTGGCGGAGCTGAAGGCCATTGCCGAGCCGAATGTTTTTTTCTGCGATGACGAATCCATGTGCGATGCAAAACGGATGGACCGACTGGCCGACCTGATCCAAGAGGCGGGGATAAAAAAGAACTACTTTCTCTATGGCCGGGTGGATACCATCATCAACCACCCGGCCCTGTTCGCCAAATGGGCAAAAATCGGCCTGGCCCAGGTTTTTGTCGGCATGGAGGATTGTTCCGACCAGCGACTCAAGACCATGAACAAAGGGATAACCACAGAGCAGCAGGGCCGGGCGGTCAAAATTCTTGATGAGCTGGGGATCATGATGTACGCGTCCTACATGGTCAATCCGGACTACAGCCGTGCGGATTTCCGCAATTTGCTCGCCTATGTGCGACAACGGAAGCACAAGTACGCCACTTTCACCGTGATGACCCCGCTTCCCGGTACCAAGCTCCATGCCGAGCGATACGGAGAGATATTGAGCCACAAGCCGGAACTCTACGACATGGTCCATGCCCTTCTCCCCACCACCCTGCCGCTTCCGGAGTTTCATGGGGAAATGGCCAACCTCTGGGCCAAAGCGGTGCCGTTTTACAGGATCATCCCCACCCTTGCCCACTTCGGACTGCAAGGCATGCTGCAGCGAATACGCCTGTTCGGCACTGTTCTCAAAAAGATTCGTTTGGCCCACTTGGATTATGAGAGATGAATGAATTGTACAGGAAAGGACCGGAGGCTTTGCAATAATCATCGCTGCCTCTATCTGGTAACATATCAAATATGAAAACCCGTGACAAGATCATAGAGACAGCCATCCAGCTCTTTAATGAGCAAGGCACCAAAGGGGTGACCACCAACCATATCGCCGCGACCGTCGGCATCAGCCCGGGCAATCTCTACTATCATTTCCGCAACAAGGAAGACATCATCCGCGCCATCTTCGACCAGATGGACGCCTACGGCCTGGAACAGTATCAGCTGATACTCGAACGGTTTCAGCCCGGCACCCTGGAAACGATGGAACAGACCTTTGTCATGATCCAGGAATACAATTGGCGCTACCGATTTTTCAAACGCGAGCTGACCTCCCTGATCATGAACGATCCGCTCCTCAATGACCGTTTCCACCGAACCCATCACGCTATGCTCGGTGTTATCCTGCAATCCAATGACTATTCCGTTGCCACAGGAACACTGAAGCCCATGTCCGAAAAGGAGATGG
The window above is part of the Syntrophales bacterium genome. Proteins encoded here:
- a CDS encoding B12-binding domain-containing radical SAM protein: MKVLLIQPPSHAPLTDQFFLFEPLALEYLGAGLKLDGHTVEILDARLEPDIEGVCRRFQPDLVGLTGFTSHVNIIKNITARLKAIFPELFVVIGGHHATVQPEDFNEPDIDVVVIGEGVFTLREIAGALKAGARLSEIKGLAVPCSEGMMFSAPRPYTDLNDLPFPDRSLTARYRKHYFSEWFKPLASVRTSLGCTARCNFCALWSITGGKYLRRDPAAVVAELKAIAEPNVFFCDDESMCDAKRMDRLADLIQEAGIKKNYFLYGRVDTIINHPALFAKWAKIGLAQVFVGMEDCSDQRLKTMNKGITTEQQGRAVKILDELGIMMYASYMVNPDYSRADFRNLLAYVRQRKHKYATFTVMTPLPGTKLHAERYGEILSHKPELYDMVHALLPTTLPLPEFHGEMANLWAKAVPFYRIIPTLAHFGLQGMLQRIRLFGTVLKKIRLAHLDYER
- a CDS encoding TetR/AcrR family transcriptional regulator yields the protein MKTRDKIIETAIQLFNEQGTKGVTTNHIAATVGISPGNLYYHFRNKEDIIRAIFDQMDAYGLEQYQLILERFQPGTLETMEQTFVMIQEYNWRYRFFKRELTSLIMNDPLLNDRFHRTHHAMLGVILQSNDYSVATGTLKPMSEKEMALFTEEIWLVTLFWLNYLEVGGEEVNEETLRRGIDLLRNLIRPQLTTKAAAELAKREGRKP